A single genomic interval of Persephonella atlantica harbors:
- a CDS encoding DNA-directed RNA polymerase subunit beta, protein MRNIEKLPFNPLRKNLSRRKEVLQPPDLLHVQKKSFEDFVQFHKNPYEREDKGLHGIFKSSFPFEDPNGQITINYIAYEIGDWECGRCRKSVKDDNEHVGGPGVPCPYCGGVLIYKEKNTVEECKYKGLTYSAPLRVLLELVINQVDPETGEIVPKTIKKQKVYFGDVPLLTEHAYFIINGSERVIVSQLIRSSGIFFEAKEDKTKDILTRIIYKGSVIPEKGSRLEFEHATNIEIFHAKIDRRKLLGTTVLRAFGLDTAYKILKKFYGEIKRFTVQNGEIIDEKGVSYTAEQLTEQLQNDEIFITYTTEEKDERGNVVTIRKEIAVEPEYLDKYLSDTRLNIEEIVAISPLVFRKSPYGNIIVETLKKDQPQINAMFTFRDAARVDIYRKMRPTDTAVMDPKAFLRRANELFENIFFDSQRYDLSKVGRVKLNAKVHEIPESIKPLDLDSLLEDLPPLAFAEDTKVGRELFPAGTKIDEAVVEKLKKSKFKEIKVKPYLDGEARFVLLPDVVAIVKYLLELRLGKKELDDIAHLGNRRVRPAGELLENQTRLGLVRMNKAFRDRVATVDIEDPNLKVADMINPRYVTGSILEFLKGGQLSQFMDQANPLAELTHKRRLSALGPGGLTRDSAKFEIRDVHPTHYGRVCPIETPEGQNIGLISSMTVYSTINEFGFLVSPYRKVKNGVVTDEIEYLAAYDEEKYVIAQANAPIDEKGRFINERVLARAKGDIRLVSPDEVDYMDVSPKQVVSVSASLIPFLEHDDANRALMGSNMQRQAVPLLKTEYPLVGTGMEKIVAEHSGATIIAKRGGVVESVSGDRIVIKVNPEEINTDDPLDIGLDIYELMKFKGSNQATCMNQRPLVRKGDTVVAGSVIADGTSTYKGELSLGKNVLVAFMPWRGYNFEDAIVISERLVKDDVFTSIHIEEFTCEARETKLGPEEITRNIVGVNEKALANLDEHGIVRVGAYVKPGDILVGKVTPKGETQPTPEEKLLLAIFGEKAADVKDSSLRVPAGVEGIVIDVQVFARKKPGKKENRYIQKLIDEEIERLDKELEEKKRFITARRDELVKELIIGQKVPRDVKVAGKVVLKKGEEITEETAPKVLRFIVVNPSGFLSDKDVIEKVESIVNKAKLQLDLWENIYEKQKQQAQKGADLKPGVNELVKVYIAQKRKIQVGDKMAGRHGNKGVISVVLPEEDMPFMEDGTPVDIVLNPLGVPSRMNVGQILETHLGLAAKKLGEKLGEELKKITGKEAIIKKILEYYSIANTTGDKIVDKYREEDLKELERYLHTLDEETLKAVVKDLTEIGIPVRTPVFEGATERDIKEMLREAGFKEDGKMKLIDGRTGEPFDLEVTAGYMYMLKLIHMVDDKIHARSTGPYSLITQQPLGGRAQFGGQRFGEMEVWALEAHGAAYSLQEMLTVKSDDIEGRKRVYESIVKGKYYYDIGVPESFKVLVRELKALALDVECRLEDGEKQACDTVDIVSKSKKKEL, encoded by the coding sequence ATGAGAAACATAGAAAAGTTGCCTTTTAACCCATTAAGAAAAAATCTCTCAAGAAGAAAAGAAGTACTACAGCCCCCTGATTTACTGCATGTTCAGAAAAAGTCCTTTGAAGATTTCGTTCAGTTTCATAAAAATCCGTACGAGAGAGAAGATAAAGGACTCCACGGAATATTCAAAAGCTCTTTTCCTTTTGAAGATCCTAACGGACAGATAACCATTAATTACATAGCATATGAGATTGGAGATTGGGAGTGTGGAAGATGTAGAAAGTCTGTAAAAGACGATAATGAACATGTTGGTGGCCCAGGAGTTCCATGCCCTTACTGTGGAGGCGTTCTTATATATAAAGAGAAAAACACAGTGGAAGAATGTAAATATAAGGGATTAACATATAGTGCTCCTCTCAGAGTTTTACTGGAGCTTGTTATAAATCAGGTTGATCCAGAAACTGGAGAAATTGTACCGAAAACCATTAAGAAGCAGAAAGTATACTTTGGAGATGTTCCACTTCTGACAGAGCATGCATACTTTATCATAAATGGTTCTGAAAGGGTTATAGTTTCGCAGCTCATAAGATCTTCAGGTATATTCTTTGAAGCGAAAGAGGATAAAACAAAGGACATTCTAACAAGAATTATATACAAAGGTTCTGTTATTCCGGAAAAGGGTTCAAGACTTGAGTTTGAACATGCAACCAATATTGAGATCTTTCATGCAAAGATAGACAGAAGAAAATTACTGGGAACAACTGTTTTGAGAGCATTTGGTCTTGATACTGCGTATAAAATACTTAAGAAGTTTTATGGTGAGATTAAAAGGTTTACAGTACAAAACGGAGAAATAATTGATGAAAAGGGTGTCAGTTATACTGCTGAGCAGCTTACAGAACAGCTTCAGAACGATGAAATATTTATTACGTATACAACAGAAGAAAAGGATGAGAGAGGTAATGTTGTTACAATAAGAAAGGAAATTGCTGTTGAACCGGAATATCTGGATAAATATCTCTCAGATACAAGATTAAATATTGAAGAAATTGTTGCAATATCTCCACTTGTATTCAGAAAGTCTCCGTATGGAAACATTATTGTTGAAACACTGAAAAAGGATCAGCCTCAGATAAATGCAATGTTTACCTTCAGGGATGCTGCCAGAGTTGACATTTACAGGAAGATGAGGCCCACTGACACAGCTGTAATGGACCCTAAAGCATTCCTGAGAAGAGCAAATGAGCTGTTTGAAAATATATTCTTTGATTCCCAAAGATACGACCTCTCTAAGGTTGGAAGGGTAAAACTAAATGCAAAAGTTCACGAAATACCTGAAAGCATAAAACCCCTTGACCTTGACTCACTCCTTGAAGATTTACCGCCACTGGCATTTGCTGAGGATACAAAAGTTGGGAGAGAACTGTTCCCTGCAGGAACAAAGATAGACGAAGCAGTTGTAGAAAAGCTGAAAAAAAGCAAATTTAAGGAAATAAAGGTAAAACCTTATCTTGATGGAGAAGCAAGATTTGTACTACTCCCAGATGTGGTAGCAATAGTTAAGTATCTTTTAGAACTGAGACTCGGTAAAAAAGAGTTAGATGACATAGCACACCTTGGAAACAGAAGAGTTAGACCTGCGGGAGAGCTCCTTGAAAACCAGACAAGACTGGGTCTTGTAAGGATGAACAAGGCATTTAGAGACAGAGTGGCAACAGTTGATATTGAAGATCCAAATCTGAAAGTGGCAGACATGATAAACCCCCGTTATGTGACAGGTTCAATACTAGAGTTTCTCAAAGGGGGACAGCTTTCACAGTTTATGGATCAGGCAAATCCCCTTGCAGAGTTGACACACAAGAGAAGACTTTCTGCACTGGGTCCCGGAGGCCTCACAAGGGATAGTGCAAAGTTCGAGATAAGGGACGTTCATCCAACCCATTATGGAAGAGTATGTCCAATAGAAACACCTGAAGGACAGAACATTGGTCTTATATCGTCTATGACTGTTTACTCTACTATAAATGAGTTTGGATTTTTAGTTTCTCCTTATAGAAAGGTTAAGAATGGTGTCGTAACAGATGAGATAGAGTATCTTGCAGCCTATGATGAAGAAAAATACGTAATTGCTCAGGCAAATGCTCCCATAGATGAAAAGGGTAGATTTATAAACGAAAGGGTTTTAGCAAGGGCTAAAGGGGATATAAGACTTGTTTCTCCGGATGAAGTAGATTATATGGATGTATCGCCAAAACAGGTTGTTTCTGTTTCTGCATCTCTCATTCCGTTCTTAGAGCATGACGATGCGAACAGAGCATTGATGGGTTCAAACATGCAAAGGCAGGCTGTCCCACTGCTGAAAACAGAGTATCCTTTAGTGGGAACAGGAATGGAAAAGATAGTGGCAGAGCATTCAGGGGCTACAATCATAGCTAAAAGAGGTGGTGTCGTTGAGTCTGTGTCAGGAGACAGAATCGTTATAAAAGTAAATCCAGAAGAGATAAACACAGACGATCCATTGGATATTGGTCTTGACATATACGAGCTTATGAAGTTTAAAGGCTCCAATCAGGCAACATGTATGAACCAAAGACCTCTTGTTAGAAAAGGAGATACAGTCGTAGCAGGTTCAGTAATAGCAGATGGAACATCCACATATAAAGGGGAGCTCTCTTTAGGTAAAAACGTTCTTGTAGCGTTTATGCCGTGGAGAGGATACAACTTTGAGGACGCTATTGTTATATCTGAGAGACTTGTTAAAGATGATGTATTTACCTCCATTCATATAGAAGAGTTTACCTGTGAAGCAAGAGAAACAAAACTGGGGCCTGAAGAGATAACAAGGAACATTGTTGGAGTAAACGAAAAAGCACTGGCAAATCTTGATGAACACGGAATTGTAAGGGTAGGAGCATATGTAAAACCGGGAGACATACTGGTAGGAAAGGTCACACCAAAGGGTGAGACACAACCTACACCAGAAGAAAAACTCCTCCTTGCCATTTTCGGAGAAAAGGCAGCAGATGTTAAAGATTCCTCATTGAGAGTTCCTGCAGGTGTTGAGGGAATTGTTATTGACGTTCAGGTATTTGCCAGAAAGAAACCGGGTAAAAAAGAGAACAGATACATACAGAAACTGATAGATGAAGAAATAGAAAGATTAGACAAAGAGCTTGAAGAGAAGAAGAGGTTTATCACAGCAAGAAGGGATGAACTTGTTAAAGAGCTTATAATAGGTCAGAAAGTTCCAAGAGATGTGAAGGTTGCAGGGAAGGTTGTCCTGAAGAAAGGAGAAGAGATAACAGAAGAGACTGCACCGAAAGTTCTCAGATTTATCGTGGTTAACCCATCAGGTTTCCTTTCAGACAAAGATGTTATCGAGAAGGTTGAGAGCATAGTAAATAAGGCAAAACTTCAGCTTGATCTGTGGGAAAACATATACGAGAAACAGAAACAGCAAGCTCAGAAGGGTGCAGACCTGAAACCTGGAGTTAACGAGCTGGTCAAGGTGTATATAGCACAGAAGCGTAAGATTCAGGTTGGCGATAAGATGGCAGGAAGACACGGAAACAAAGGTGTTATATCTGTTGTTCTGCCAGAAGAAGACATGCCGTTTATGGAAGACGGAACTCCTGTTGATATAGTCCTTAACCCACTTGGTGTTCCTTCCCGTATGAATGTGGGACAGATATTGGAAACACACCTGGGACTTGCTGCCAAAAAGTTGGGAGAGAAACTTGGTGAAGAGCTGAAAAAGATTACAGGTAAAGAGGCAATTATCAAAAAGATACTGGAGTACTACAGCATAGCCAACACAACAGGGGACAAAATCGTTGATAAATACAGAGAAGAAGACCTTAAAGAGTTAGAAAGATACCTTCACACATTAGATGAAGAAACACTGAAAGCAGTTGTCAAAGATCTGACAGAAATTGGAATTCCTGTAAGGACACCAGTTTTTGAAGGGGCAACAGAGAGAGACATAAAAGAAATGTTAAGGGAGGCAGGATTCAAAGAAGATGGAAAGATGAAGCTGATAGATGGTAGAACAGGAGAGCCATTTGATTTAGAAGTAACAGCAGGATACATGTACATGCTGAAACTGATACATATGGTGGATGACAAAATACACGCAAGGTCAACTGGTCCTTACTCCCTTATTACACAACAGCCCCTTGGTGGAAGAGCACAGTTTGGTGGTCAAAGATTTGGAGAGATGGAAGTGTGGGCACTAGAAGCACACGGGGCTGCGTACTCATTGCAGGAGATGCTCACAGTTAAGTCTGATGACATAGAAGGTAGAAAGAGAGTGTACGAATCAATTGTAAAAGGAAAATACTACTATGATATTGGTGTTCCAGAGTCCTTTAAAGTTCTTGTTAGAGAACTGAAAGCTCTTGCATTAGATGTGGAATGCAGACTTGAAGATGGTGAGAAACAGGCCTGTGATACAGTGGACATTGTTTCAAAAAGTAAGAAGAAAGAGCTTTAA
- the rplL gene encoding 50S ribosomal protein L7/L12, producing MATISKEEIKEAIKNMTVLELAELVKELEEEFGVSAAAMVAAAPAAGAAGGAAAAEEKTEFDVILQSPGDKKINVIKVVREITGLGLKEAKELVDSAPKPIKEGVSKEEAEQIKAKLEEAGATVEVK from the coding sequence ATGGCAACAATCTCAAAGGAAGAAATTAAGGAAGCTATTAAAAACATGACTGTTTTAGAGCTTGCAGAGCTCGTTAAAGAACTTGAAGAGGAATTTGGTGTTTCTGCTGCTGCAATGGTTGCAGCTGCTCCAGCAGCTGGTGCTGCAGGCGGTGCTGCTGCTGCTGAGGAGAAAACAGAATTTGATGTAATTCTCCAGAGCCCAGGAGACAAGAAGATCAATGTTATCAAAGTCGTTAGGGAGATTACAGGTCTTGGCCTCAAAGAAGCCAAGGAGCTTGTTGATTCTGCTCCAAAACCAATTAAAGAAGGAGTATCTAAAGAAGAAGCTGAACAGATCAAAGCAAAACTTGAAGAAGCAGGTGCAACTGTCGAAGTTAAGTAA
- the rplJ gene encoding 50S ribosomal protein L10 → MSATEVRKSILKKQQLVDEIREKIDRAKLMVIFDFTGIDANAMADFRKEIRKKDAEIKVIKNTVLYRACNGTELYDKIDIFRGPSAVVFAYEDIVAAAKALKEFLKENESAKVKAGLVEGSYATPEKIEELASLPGREELLAQLFATMMAPVTNFVRVLNAVPQKAVMVLNAIKEEKEKQS, encoded by the coding sequence ATGTCAGCAACTGAAGTAAGAAAGTCAATACTGAAGAAACAGCAGTTAGTAGACGAGATAAGGGAGAAAATAGATAGAGCAAAGCTGATGGTGATATTTGATTTCACAGGCATTGATGCTAATGCAATGGCAGATTTTAGAAAAGAGATCAGGAAAAAGGACGCAGAAATAAAAGTTATAAAAAATACAGTGCTTTACAGGGCTTGCAATGGCACTGAGCTTTATGATAAAATTGATATTTTCAGAGGGCCATCTGCCGTTGTGTTTGCATACGAAGATATTGTAGCAGCGGCAAAGGCACTGAAAGAGTTTTTAAAGGAAAATGAATCTGCAAAGGTAAAGGCTGGACTGGTTGAAGGCAGTTATGCTACACCTGAGAAGATTGAAGAGCTTGCATCGCTGCCTGGCAGAGAAGAACTTCTGGCACAGCTGTTTGCTACAATGATGGCACCTGTTACAAACTTTGTAAGGGTACTCAACGCAGTACCACAGAAAGCTGTTATGGTTCTAAATGCAATTAAGGAAGAGAAAGAAAAGCAGAGTTAA
- the rplA gene encoding 50S ribosomal protein L1: MAKRGKKYLEALKLVNKDKLYSLEEAIDVLKKMEEVMQRKFDETVELIFRLGVDPKYADQMVRGSVVLPHGLGKELKVLVITQGEKVKEAEEAGADYVGGEELINKILNENWLDFDVVIATPDMMPKVAKLGRILGPRGLMPNPKVGTVTQDVKKAVTEAKKGRVEFKVDKTGNLHVPIGKISFDKQKLVENALEVIDTVQKLRPSGLKGQYMKNLVIKTTMSPSVKLDLNSILKTLEAKAA; this comes from the coding sequence ATGGCAAAAAGAGGAAAAAAATACTTAGAAGCTTTGAAATTAGTAAATAAAGACAAACTGTACTCTCTTGAAGAGGCTATAGATGTTCTTAAGAAAATGGAAGAAGTTATGCAGAGGAAGTTTGACGAGACTGTTGAACTTATATTCCGTCTTGGAGTTGACCCAAAATATGCAGATCAGATGGTCAGAGGCTCTGTTGTTCTTCCACACGGACTGGGTAAAGAGCTAAAAGTGTTAGTTATTACTCAGGGAGAAAAAGTAAAAGAAGCTGAAGAGGCAGGAGCTGACTATGTTGGCGGAGAGGAGCTAATAAATAAGATACTGAATGAAAACTGGCTTGATTTTGATGTTGTTATTGCGACACCTGACATGATGCCAAAAGTTGCAAAGTTAGGTAGGATACTGGGACCAAGAGGGTTGATGCCAAATCCTAAGGTTGGAACAGTTACGCAGGACGTGAAAAAAGCTGTTACAGAAGCAAAGAAAGGTAGGGTTGAGTTTAAGGTGGACAAAACAGGAAACCTCCACGTTCCGATAGGTAAAATATCCTTTGATAAGCAAAAATTAGTAGAAAATGCTTTAGAAGTGATAGATACTGTTCAGAAACTCAGACCTTCCGGCCTTAAGGGACAGTATATGAAAAATCTGGTAATTAAAACAACGATGAGCCCATCAGTTAAACTGGATTTAAATTCCATTTTAAAAACCTTAGAAGCAAAAGCAGCTTAA
- the rplK gene encoding 50S ribosomal protein L11 translates to MAKKVVGTIELMIPAQQASPSPPVGPALGQHGVNIMEFVKSFNAATSEMKPGTIVPVVITVYADRSFTFILKTPPASYLLKEAAGIKKGASDPKREKVGKVTKEQLKEIAELKMKDLNTEDIEQAIKIIAGTARSMGIEVEGLEA, encoded by the coding sequence ATGGCTAAAAAAGTAGTGGGAACAATTGAGCTGATGATTCCAGCTCAGCAAGCATCACCGTCTCCACCAGTTGGTCCTGCATTAGGACAGCATGGTGTGAACATTATGGAGTTTGTGAAAAGTTTTAATGCAGCCACATCGGAGATGAAACCAGGAACTATCGTTCCTGTTGTTATTACGGTTTATGCTGACAGGTCTTTCACATTCATACTGAAGACACCACCAGCGTCTTACTTGCTGAAAGAAGCTGCAGGTATTAAAAAGGGAGCGTCTGACCCTAAAAGAGAAAAAGTAGGTAAGGTTACAAAAGAACAGCTGAAAGAGATTGCAGAACTTAAGATGAAAGACCTGAACACAGAGGATATTGAGCAGGCTATAAAGATTATTGCAGGGACTGCCCGTTCAATGGGAATTGAAGTAGAAGGACTGGAGGCATAG
- the nusG gene encoding transcription termination/antitermination protein NusG — protein MSEEKKEELENKEESKQEDKKKWYALYTQSNLEIRAKENLVRMLELNNMKHLVEKVLVPAEEKVVIKSMGKERYRLSLKGANREIEVMGKKGVTKFSIEDGKVRVLESVEGDEQCVNHSPIYKPGQKIQCKENKTEAKIILENKIFPGYLLIKAELNDDLIDLIKKTPYIIGFVSAGGFPVPLDEKDIQKVLGQIEKGAPKIKKLLFQKGDQVRVIEGPFMNFTGVVEEVIPEKEKLIVSISIFGRSTPVELEFSQVEKI, from the coding sequence ATGTCAGAAGAGAAAAAAGAAGAGCTTGAAAATAAAGAGGAGTCAAAGCAAGAAGACAAAAAGAAATGGTATGCCCTATACACCCAGTCAAATTTAGAAATAAGGGCAAAAGAAAACCTTGTCAGGATGCTTGAACTGAACAATATGAAACATTTGGTTGAAAAAGTTCTTGTTCCTGCAGAAGAAAAGGTTGTAATAAAATCCATGGGAAAAGAAAGATACAGGCTTTCCCTCAAAGGTGCAAACAGAGAAATAGAGGTGATGGGGAAAAAGGGGGTAACAAAGTTTTCTATAGAAGATGGCAAAGTTAGGGTTTTAGAAAGTGTTGAAGGAGACGAACAGTGCGTTAACCACAGTCCTATTTACAAGCCTGGTCAAAAAATACAGTGTAAAGAAAATAAAACAGAGGCAAAAATAATATTAGAAAACAAAATATTCCCCGGATACCTCCTTATAAAAGCAGAGCTAAATGATGACCTTATAGACCTAATAAAGAAAACTCCATACATCATAGGATTCGTAAGCGCAGGAGGATTTCCTGTTCCGTTAGATGAAAAAGATATACAGAAAGTGCTGGGACAGATAGAAAAAGGTGCTCCAAAAATTAAGAAACTTCTTTTCCAGAAAGGAGATCAGGTCAGGGTTATAGAAGGACCATTCATGAATTTTACAGGAGTGGTAGAAGAAGTAATACCAGAAAAAGAAAAGCTTATTGTATCCATATCAATATTTGGAAGATCTACACCGGTTGAACTTGAGTTCTCCCAGGTGGAAAAGATCTAA
- the secE gene encoding preprotein translocase subunit SecE, whose translation MKINEVPNFLKEVQEELKKVSWPSRELVKNATIAVIIFTLLVSVYLWGLDILFDRLFDYLYK comes from the coding sequence ATGAAGATAAATGAGGTACCAAACTTCCTGAAAGAAGTGCAGGAAGAGCTTAAGAAGGTTAGCTGGCCTTCAAGGGAGCTTGTAAAAAATGCCACAATTGCTGTGATAATCTTTACACTGCTTGTGTCAGTATATCTGTGGGGACTGGATATACTTTTTGACAGGTTATTTGATTACCTTTACAAATAA
- the rpmG gene encoding 50S ribosomal protein L33: MPREIITLACTECKRKNYTTTKNKRKHTERLELRKYCKFCRKHTLHREIK; this comes from the coding sequence ATGCCAAGAGAGATTATTACATTAGCCTGCACAGAATGTAAGAGAAAGAACTATACAACAACGAAGAATAAAAGGAAGCATACAGAAAGATTAGAGCTTAGAAAGTACTGTAAGTTCTGCAGAAAGCATACACTTCACAGAGAGATTAAATAA
- the tuf gene encoding elongation factor Tu has protein sequence MAREKFERKKEHVNVGTIGHVDHGKTTLTAAITYVLSKKGLAQFIGYGDIDKAPEERDRGITINITHVEYETEKRHYAHVDCPGHADYIKNMITGAAQMDGAILVVSAADGPMPQTREHVLLARQVNVPYIVVFLNKCDMVDDEELLELVELEVRELLNKYEFPGDEVPVIRGSALGALNDEEKWVKSIEELLNAMDEYIPTPERATDKPFLMAIEDVFTISGRGTVVTGRVERGTLKVGDEVEIVGLSDETRKTVVTGIEMFRKTLDEAVAGDNVGVLLRGIGKDEVERGQVLAAPGTITPHKKFKAQVYILSKEEGGRHTPFFLGYRPQFYIRTADVTGTVVELPEGQEMVMPGDNVELTVELMEPVAIEEQMRFAIREGGRTVGAGVVTKIIE, from the coding sequence ATGGCGAGAGAGAAATTTGAGAGGAAGAAAGAGCACGTAAACGTGGGAACAATAGGTCACGTAGACCACGGAAAAACAACACTAACAGCGGCGATAACATATGTCCTATCAAAGAAAGGGTTAGCCCAGTTTATAGGGTACGGGGACATAGACAAGGCACCAGAGGAGAGGGATAGAGGAATTACAATTAACATTACACACGTAGAGTACGAGACAGAGAAGAGGCACTATGCCCACGTAGACTGTCCAGGGCACGCAGACTACATCAAGAACATGATAACAGGTGCTGCACAGATGGACGGGGCGATACTTGTAGTATCAGCGGCGGATGGACCAATGCCCCAGACAAGGGAGCACGTACTGCTGGCAAGACAGGTTAACGTACCATACATAGTAGTATTTTTAAACAAATGCGACATGGTAGACGACGAGGAGCTGTTAGAGCTTGTAGAGTTAGAGGTAAGGGAGCTGCTGAACAAGTACGAGTTTCCAGGAGATGAGGTACCAGTAATCAGAGGTTCAGCATTAGGAGCACTGAACGACGAGGAGAAATGGGTCAAATCAATAGAAGAGCTGCTCAATGCGATGGACGAGTACATACCGACACCAGAGAGGGCAACAGATAAACCATTCCTTATGGCAATAGAGGACGTATTTACCATATCAGGGCGTGGGACAGTAGTAACAGGAAGAGTAGAGAGGGGAACACTGAAGGTAGGAGATGAGGTAGAGATAGTAGGATTATCAGACGAGACAAGGAAGACAGTAGTAACAGGGATAGAGATGTTCAGGAAGACATTGGACGAGGCAGTAGCAGGGGACAACGTAGGAGTGCTGCTGAGGGGAATAGGAAAGGACGAAGTAGAGAGGGGTCAGGTATTAGCTGCACCAGGGACAATAACACCCCACAAGAAGTTCAAGGCACAGGTATACATCCTTTCAAAAGAGGAAGGAGGAAGGCACACACCATTTTTCCTTGGGTACAGGCCACAGTTTTACATCAGGACAGCTGATGTAACAGGGACAGTAGTGGAGCTGCCAGAGGGGCAGGAGATGGTAATGCCAGGGGATAACGTAGAGCTGACAGTAGAGTTAATGGAGCCAGTAGCTATAGAGGAGCAGATGAGGTTTGCAATCAGGGAAGGTGGTAGAACTGTTGGTGCTGGTGTCGTTACTAAAATAATTGAGTAA